TTTGACAATTCCTAAGAAGTTGATGTCCTTAGTGTTTAGTCCTAATGTCATACAGTTGAGCTTTGAAACTTTTCTCATTAGGTTCTTTGAACTGTCTCCTATAGCCATTTCCCATTTTTTCTGGAAACAAATATCCCATATCATCTCTTGTGAGAGTTCCCAAAAAGTATCTAAAACAGCTCCCACTTTAAAGATCACAATCAACACACTGTAGCAGCAATATCAAGATTATTACTAGTCCGTGCATGCACTAGTTGACAAAATCATAATGTCAACCAAAAAGCAAGAGTTGATAAGGTAACAAAGTTAATACCTGTGGTGCAACCAACCTACGCGGAAGAAGCTCTTCATGCCGCCGTGCACAAAATTCCCAAGATAATATCTGCGAAAACATAAAATTTCCGGCAGACAATTAGTGCAAGACAGAGACTAACAACACTTGAGATGAGATTGGAATCTTTTTTTAACCTTCAAATCGTGGGTGAATATGATACGAAGCTGACCCTCACGAACAACACGAAGTTGCTCATAAACACTCTCTTGGACCGCTTTTCCATACTCTAACACCATTATTCCAGAAGAAAATCTATATTCCCGTGGCATGTCCAAAAACATAAGCTCATCAAGGACTCCACTGCCAAATTTGATCTCATTAAGTCTAGGAAGTACTTCAAAAGTTGCCTCTGTAAAAAGGAGAATTATTACTTAGATTTGATCAGAGATCCTCAAATGGTAACATCCCAACATGCAAACATTTCACGGAACTATAACATTAAAGGTGAAGCTGGATTCAAGACCTAGGCATGTGTGAGACAATATGATCAGTGGAATTACTGGATTTAATTTGAGATAGGGCCCCACCTTGGGCCCTTCATAGTTACCATTGCATGTTaactttatgttattttttgcaTTAGGCTTCTGTCCCTTTTTGTCTCCATTGAGTTTCTTGAAATTTAAGGTAAAggtttttctttattcttccCGTTTTTTGGTTGTTGTAAGTTCTTGAGTTGTTGGATACAGGCAGCAGTCACAGTCCATGGGTCTTGTAACTAATTGGGTCTAACCAAGTCCTTTTGTAGCAGTTCAGTAGCCAAACTTATATTATAGGATTACTAAGTTTGGGGTCCTATTCTAATTAGAATAAGGAGTTGCCAGCAGCCTGTAAGTACCCACTTAACTATTGCAATCAGATAGAGTTCATTCAAAAGCTTTCCCTCTAAGTTATTTAAAAGGATTATGTGATGTATTCTAATCCTAGGTGCAGGGCCATGCGAAACCAAGTGCAGGGCCCTAGAAcctctttcttcattttgtcagcagtctttcattttaaattggAAATTTCCCTCGGACTTCCACAAACTTATTTACAACATACCAAGGCTTCTCTGAACTTTCATTGAATTAATACAAATTAACTCAATGAGAAACTAAGtttaactcaaaaataattGTTATAATAAAGATATCTCTCCACCTATTTGAAATGCAagaatatattaatattcattaaGAATCTCTTTCGCTCTCATTAATACATAATATGTACCAGAACTAAATCCAGAAAAGGATTACCAAcagaaaaagatatataaacaCAAGTCCAGAAAAATCAACAAAGCATGATCATGATAGGAAAGTCTTCCAATTAAAGCATTCTATACCATAATCCTAATTTTCTTACCAAATCCCCTTCCAGATTTGGAACCACAAATATCACACTGCCATGCATCCTGGcaacaaaacaagaaacaaaaaaaattaagaaaaaacttttatatGTGCTAAACACAATCATGAAATTCAACAAGTATAGagaaaataacattaaaatctAAATACATGCAATTGATGAAGTTAACAAATCCATAATTACTACAGAAGCATGGATACAAGGTCCTTGTCAATTACATGAGAATCAACTCATGCAATGactttaaagaaaatatttcaatattcattataGGATAAACTTTACATGAGGTCAGTCTAAGTGTTTATGCTATAAGCTATTTTCtctatcttttaaagaaaaaaaaaaaaaaaaaaaaagatcatcgGAACAGAAAAACTGACCATAGATGCCTGGGGGAAAACACCAAGTGCATGATGCCCAACATTATCATATAATGACAAGCACCATCTTTTCTTTGCACGAGGAGAGTAATACTCTGCCACAAACTTCCTCCAGTACCCAATACTATTTTCCTgtgaaaaaaagataataacaAAAAGCCCATTGAGCTTCAGAAGCaccttaattaacaaataaagtCAACATGGAGGTTCAGCatgttcaaaaaaatattaggcCATCAAAACACAGAAATCTTGTGTAAATAAGGGAAGAATATTACCAAAATTCATATACAGCAGAAAAATATGTTTTACCCCATGAAGCACCAATACAAATATAATATGATACAGACACAGAAACGTATTTGAAAATCTAGGATGCAACGTGGCAGTGATatgttaattaataaatatataatgaatATTTCTAAATATTATGCTagtatttgtttaaaaaaataaataaccaaaATCAATAGGCATAAAGCATGTATAACAATGAAACTACCTAGGATCCACAGTATCCATATTTGAGATTGATagaattttaaaatcttgaaTCTTTCTTTCTAAAATACTAGAGAATCATTTAACATTTAGAACCTTTTTTTCTTAAGGATATCCAACTTTCACCTCAACAAATATCTTTGCCATATTCATGCCCGGTCCCAGCAGAATCCCATCATATTTgtcaaaagaattaaaaaaataaattttctttgtttaCAGATAAATATCTGATCCTATTCCACATCTGAGACGCATTCCACCATATCCAAATACACATTTGGATATTGCGGAGAATATATTGGATATGATTCAGATCATAAGGAGGTTATTTCAACATATCTGTTCTTTATAGGTCTTACAAGATAAAGATATAAAAGCAAGTAGTCACCTGTGGCCGTTGCCATTGATGAAATAGGTATTGCATCAGCCGACGAGCACATACACCACTAACACCACTATCATATGGCCGCTTCATGGCTGATACTGGCGGCATTGCCTGTTGTTGCAGTTGATGCCTCAACTGCatctgctgctgctgctgctgctgctgttgctgcAACTGGGCTCTCTGCAACTGTGGCATAGACTGCAGAatctgttgttgttgttgctgctgctgcctTAGCCTCTGCTGCTGAAGCAAGGCTTGTAACTGTGGGTTACGGCCTTGGAATTGCATGGGGTCTTGTCTCTGCAATAGCTGTTGTAACACCTGCTGCTGCAAGATATCTTCTTGCTTGATATCTAACCGAGGTTTCTTCTGCACCTGGGATAAATTATTTGGATCCTGAATGAAAGCTCCAATGCGGGCACCCATGGAAAGTGAAGGTTGGCCAGTTTGTGATGTAGGTAATGATGTAGCACTTGAAGCCCCCAGTGGCTGGTGCTGATTGTGCTGCACATGTTGCGAATTCTGGTCTTGATGAGAATTTTGCTGCACTACAGAAGACCCGTCCATAACTGATGAGCCCGTAATACTAATATTATTAGATGAGAAGGACATAGGCGATGCAGGTAAACGCATGTAAGACTCCGTATTGATGCTTGCACTTCTTTGCAAATGGGGACCTCCGGAAAGTGCAGAGTTTGCATCTGTGACCAAAGAACTCGCCCCAACACTTGGTCCGGAGTTTGCCACACTGTTCAACGCAGCATTGTTCATATCCCCCGAAACCGGACCCAGATTTGAACGCCCAGTTCCAGGAATTGAATTAGAAGAGTTCCCAAAAGACGAGCTCAAGTGCGAGTTAACTACAACCTGGGACTGCCCATCTCCCTGGAAGAATATTCCAGAACTTGAGGAAGATTGGGTTAACCCTCCAGCCACCCGAGAAGGTGCCATGGGGGGCACCGCCCCTTGGTGGCTGGAGTCTAAGTAGCTCTCCAGAGCCAGATCTAACTAGGGTTTATATTTACTAAAGCAAATACGCTCAACCCACTTATTAtgatccaaaaacaaaaaccgtattaaaaaaaaagcctaaaatagctCCACAAAGACAGCATGGAAAGCTAAAAATAGTAGTGCATTCCCCACTTCACCAACCAAAGATAAAACACTATTTGAACCCTTGTATCCCAGATTTCACCACTCAAGGTACAATTTTTACAAATCTACAAGCTCTAGTGCGTTCCAACTGCTCGCAAAGTTTCATTCTGTTTGAGCTTTCAACAATTTGTAATTGGGATCTAAAATGAACAAACCAAACAACATTAGCCGTAGAAAAGGACAAGAAAAAAACTagctaaaaatagaaataaacaCGAAAAATTTGTTAACTGCCTCACCCCGTTAAATTAAAGACTGAAATTAGGCCTAAAGACATCGAAAATCACTCTCAAACTAGCCCTTGGAAAAAgcggaaataaaaaatatatatatcgaaaTAATTCGAACAAAACCCTAACTTTTAACCCCAAACAGTGTCTTTAGCATATAcagcaaaattccaaaaactttATAAACTAAATGCGCGAAACAACGATCGAATTGCAAGACCGaaatattaaactaaaaaataagcCATTAATCAAATTTAGCCCCAATTTTGTCGTTCCAAGAGTCATAAGCTGCGATCGAAGGCCTAAATAGCTCAAATCGAATAAGAAATTGCACAAAGTTTTAACTCTAAACCCCACTAATTAAACATACTAAACTGCATTAGAGAATCATTAGCCAGTAAAACTACAAGATCAGGAGCTACcaaacaaaaagtttttttaaaaaaaagagcttttacAGTCTCAGAGATCGATTAAAGCAAAATTATATTACTTAAACTACCACCAAAAATCaggtgaaaaacaaaaaacacagtAATTAAAATGAAGACCGGCCACTGACCTTTGAAACGCGAGCTAAGAAAAacgcttctttttttttttttttgggctgcTTTTCTATGCTTTCTACAAAACTGCGAAATCgccaagagagagaaagagaggaagttCTGGTTGAGGCTGCTTATATATACCTAGCGGGAATTGCAGAGGGGGGCTTTACCGGCTGCACCAGTATCCAGACCCATGCCACCGGCTGTACCCGGGGCACCTTTGTACACGTGTTGTGTCCTGATCGCAAGACACAGTCGGTGTTAGATCGCCACGGTCACGAGCGAGTCCTGCACGACGTGGCGGGATCTCATTAGTTAACAAAGTTTGCCTATCCTAGATCTTAAGGACGTTTCCTGAGTACAGTCTCCATTAGACATTGTACGCTGCAGCTGAGGTATTAAAAAGTTCATAGGACACCAATCCGCCACGTCATTCACTTGGGATAAATATggtattttgtttagtttaggGGTAGTATGGTATATAGATTAGGGAGGTGTACTATATGTTTTAactattaaattaaacaaaataggTTAACGGATACtgtgccaaaaaagaaaaagggctGCGGATAGAGACAGACCGTCTGATTGCCACGTGTGAATACACGCATAATAAAAACAAGGCCTCGTGCGGCTTCTACTGCTGGAAGCTCAAACTCCTGCATACATAATCTATTTTTCAATCcgactttttattttattttaattcttgctaattttaatgagtaatgatatttataatttcATCAGTGATTTAATCAGCATGAAAATCagtcatttaatcaacacttaaaaaaaaattaagtgccctaaaaagacatgatccCAAACAAATATAACGTCATTTTAATTGAATGACAGTCGTATtataatctactaaataatagTTATAAGTCTTTGTTTAGTTTCTAATCTTGAGGACAATTGGGATGAAGTTGTTTCTAATCCTTAGATGTTATATAAATAGggaaaatacagaaaacgaaaatgctcctaaggtgtgttacaacgtcactttccttaaaaaaatatttgcccccaccagaattggTATGCAACAGGGTTTACAGCAAATTTTTCTCCAGGATATAATGCAGCCTAGAAACTTCTGTATTATAACTACATTCTGCACAAACGAAGTTAAAACCCGAAAATACCCTGAAATTTTCTATTCTAATCAgagaccaaaaaataaaaggataatgctttttttaaaaaaaattcaaacaaatagattaaagagaattgaattgtcatagatAATTATCCATTCTCAGATAATTtcgaatttcaaaaaaaaattgttattttgaatTTCGAAGATAAAATtgctgttttgaatttcgaaataaaacaaagatattaaagataattgaattgtcatagatAATTATCTACTCTTagataattttgaatttttttaaaaaaaattgttgttttgaatttcaaaataaaaccgctgttttgaattttaaaaaattaaactgctATAAATTGATAATCCAACTAGCACTTAAATCTGACCGttggattaaataattatcttaattatttaatctcaatcgtTAGATCAACAATAGATACAACCACTGGATCTACTTGAGAAGCATCTTACAGTTTAGATCAAGTCACTAGATTGAATTATCTTAAccgtccaaaaatgaatggtcatgatcagATCGCTCAGAGCTCCGATGCTAAGTGCCAAGTGCACCATCAAGGCGCTAAGCGCGTGTGCATCTGGTGCTTTGCACCGTACGTTAACATGTATTATGGTGTAC
This window of the Corylus avellana chromosome ca5, CavTom2PMs-1.0 genome carries:
- the LOC132182441 gene encoding probable transcriptional regulator SLK2 gives rise to the protein MAPSRVAGGLTQSSSSSGIFFQGDGQSQVVVNSHLSSSFGNSSNSIPGTGRSNLGPVSGDMNNAALNSVANSGPSVGASSLVTDANSALSGGPHLQRSASINTESYMRLPASPMSFSSNNISITGSSVMDGSSVVQQNSHQDQNSQHVQHNQHQPLGASSATSLPTSQTGQPSLSMGARIGAFIQDPNNLSQVQKKPRLDIKQEDILQQQVLQQLLQRQDPMQFQGRNPQLQALLQQQRLRQQQQQQQQILQSMPQLQRAQLQQQQQQQQQQMQLRHQLQQQAMPPVSAMKRPYDSGVSGVCARRLMQYLFHQWQRPQENSIGYWRKFVAEYYSPRAKKRWCLSLYDNVGHHALGVFPQASMDAWQCDICGSKSGRGFEATFEVLPRLNEIKFGSGVLDELMFLDMPREYRFSSGIMVLEYGKAVQESVYEQLRVVREGQLRIIFTHDLKILSWEFCARRHEELLPRRLVAPQVNQLVQVAQKCQSTIAESGSDGISQQDLQTNSNMVLTAGRQLAKSLELQSLNDLGFSKRYVRCLQISEVVNSMKDLIDFCRDNRVGPIEGLKSYPRHASVAKLQMQKMQEMEQLANVQGLPTDRNTLNKLMALHPGLNNQISNNHNMAGRGALSGSAQAALALTSYQNRQNPMNSNSHSLQQEASSSFNNSNQSPSSNLQGTAALISGSMQNLPASAFSSPHLPSQQPQQPQQLQQRSLSGNNLLQQNHPQTPHGNQVLQQQMMQHLLQMSTNSSGAQQQSLGGPNANGSVARNGLGFGANTTAAAAAMANASGSNGPAPSRSNSFKAASNSDSAAGGNNGFNQRSPDLPQNLHLQDDIVVPDISSDFTENGFLNGDFDDSIGYGWKA